The DNA window ATTTATTTACTCTTATGGTTAGCAGCAAGGCTTTCACCTTGCTATTTAATTATTGATTTAACTTATTCTCTAACTTTGTCAGCATCTCGCGGGTCACCAAAACAATTCCCTTTTTAGAGACTCTAAAGCCATTGGCTTCGTCGGTTTTACGATCATAACCAATTTCTAATCCCGCTGGGATCTCACAGCTTCTATCAATAATAGCGCGCTTTATTTTACACCCGCGATTAACAATAACACCCGGTAAAACCACCGACTCTTCAATAGTACAATATGAGCGGATATGTACATTAGAAAACAGTAATGACTTTCTGACTAATGAACCTGAAATAATACACCCGCCCGATACGGTTGAATCAACAGCCATACCCCGGCGATCGTCGTCATCAAAAATAAACTTAGCCGGAGGAAGCTGCTCTTGGTATGTCCAAATTGGCCAAGTAGGGTCGTATAAATCTAGTTGTGGCTCAGGCATAACCAGTTCCATATTCGCTTCCCAAAACGAATCTAAGGTTCCTACATCGCGCCAATACGGCTGTCCAGCTTGTGCAGGATCTCTAAACGGGTAGGCAAATACATTATGCTCTTCGATAATGGCAGGAATAATGTCATGACCAAAATCACGTCCTGAGCCTTCGGTTTGTGAATCTTTTTGTAATTGCTCAAATAAAAACTCAGTATTGAATACGTAATTACCCATTGACGCTAAGCATGTACCAGGTTTACCAGGAACAGAGGTAGGTTCGGCTGGTTTTTCGTCGAATCTTCTCACTCGGTTCTCTTGATCTACGGTCATTACACCAAAGGTGCCTGCGGCTTCTTCAACCGCAACTTCTAAACAACATACGGTCATATCGGCACCATTTTCTACATGCTTTGCTAATAAACCGCCGTAATCCATACGATACACATGATCGCCTGACAAAATCATTACATATTTAGGTAGTTCATGACGAATAATATCCATATTTTGAAATACCGCATCGGCAGTACCGCAATACCATTCATCACCATGACGCTGTGATGCAGGTAAAATCTCAACTGACTCGCCTAACTCCTTTTTAAAGTGTCCCCATGCACGATTCACATGGCGTATCAGCGAGTGAGATTTATATTGCGTTGCAATCCCTACTCGTCTGACACCAGAGTTAATACAATTTGATAGTGGAAAATCAATAATACGGTGCTTACCGCCAAAATAAACGGCTGGTTTTGCACGCCAGTCTGTTAGCTCATGCAGCCGAGAACCTCGCCCTCCAGCTAGAATGAGTGCATAGGTGTCTCTGGTTAAATTACTTATATAGCGATTTGCATAACTGGGCATATTACTCTCTCCGTTTAGTGTCAGCTGTTAGTGTCAGTGTTCGTTTTAACTGTTTGGTGTGTGGTATCTAGTGGGGTTAAATGCCATATGTCATCACAATATTGACCAATCGTTCTGTCACTAGAAAATAAGCCACTGGCCGCGGTATTTAAAATACTCATTTGAGTCCAGTAGGTTTGATCAGCATAGGCTTTATCCACTTCACGCTGCGCAGCAATGTAACTGGTAAAGTCATGTGCGGTTAACCACGCATCGTCTTTACTCTTAATACTGCTAATCACATCGTCAAATAAGCCTGGTTCAAATAGATTAAAATGGCCACTTTCAAGTAGGTGCATCACGCTGTTTAGATCTGGGTTATTGGCAATGATTTCGCAGGGGTTATAATGCGCTTTAATTTCGTCAACATGCTCGGCTTGGGCGCCAAATAAAAAGAAGTTTTCAGCCCCCACTGCATCGCGTATTTCAATATTTGCGCCATCTAGGGTGCCTATTGTGAGAGCACCATTCATCATAAACTTCATGTTGCCGGTACCCGATGCTTCTTTGCCTGCTGTTGAAACTTGCTCTGACAAATCTGTTGCTGGGCAGATAGTTTCCATGGCGGTTACATTATAATTTGGTAAAAATGCGACCCTTAAATACTGTGACACTTCAGGGTCTTTGTTGATAACCTCTGCAACATTATTAATTAGTTTAATAATTTTCTTCGCCATCATATAACCTGGTGCGGCTTTACCACCAAGTAATACACAACGGGGAACCATGCCTTGTGTATCGCCACGACGAATACGGTCGTATAAGTGAATAACATGGAGCACATTGAGTAACTGGCGCTTATATTCGTGAATGCGTTTTACTTGCACATCAAACAGCATGTTGATATCAAACTCTACGCCGCATCTTTGTTTTACTAAATCAACTAAACGTTGTTTGTTTTCTCGTTTTGCTTGCTGCCACGTTACATGAAACTGCGGATCATCATAGAAACGGCGTAATTGAGCTATTTGTGCAAAATCGCCTACCCAGTCTTTTCCTATCTTCTCGCTAATGATATGACTAAGACTCGGATTACAATAAGCCAGCCAACGCCTCGGTGTCACCCCATTGGTTTTGTTATTAAACTTTTCAGGCCATAATGCGTAAAAGTCTTTAAACAAACCCGCGGTTAATAACTTAGTGTGGAGCGCGGCCACGCCATTGACTGAATAACTGCCCACAATGGCTAAAAAAGCCATGCGTATTTGCGGCTCCCCACCCTCTTCAATTAATGATAAATCTCGTTGTTTTTGCACATCACCCGGCCAATGTCTTGCAACCTCTGCTAAAAAGCGGGCATTGATCTCATAAATAATCTCTAAAATACGTGGTAATAATTTAGCAAATAACGACACTGACCACTTCTCTAACGCCTCCGGCAATAAGGTGTGGTTTGTATAAGCCATGGTTTTGGTTGTGATGCTCCATGCTTGATCCCAATCGAGCTCGTGGTCGTCAACTAAAATTCGCATCAGCTCTGCCACAGCAATACTTGGGTGGGTGTCGTTAAGCTGAAAAACATGATGCTGAGCAAACTCAGTAAAATTATCCCCATATTGGTCAATCCACTGACTAAGCACATCTTGTATGCTTGCCGATGATAAAAAGTATTGCTGGCGTAAACGCAGCTCTTTACCATTTTCACTGCTGTCGTTAGGGTACAACACCATGGTTATTTGCTCTGCGAGATTTTTTTGTGCCACCGCTTCTGAATAACTACCGGCATTAAACTCGGCTAAATTAAATTCATCGGTTGCTTCAGACTTCCAAAGCCTAAGCGTATTAACAATATTATTTTTATAGCCAGGAATGGGCACATCGTAAGGAACCGCTAGCACATCTTGAGAACTTACCCACTGGCGGTGTTCACGACCAAATTTATCGGTATAACTTTGTACATAACCCGAGAACTTAACTCGTTTAGCTTGCTCTGGTGCGCTCAATTCCCAAGGGTGACCTTCGCGTAGCCAGTTATCTGGTTGCTCAATTTGGTTGCCTTCTTTGATTGATTGATTAAACATGCCGTATTCATAACGAATTCCATACCCGACTACTGGCAGCGCTAAACTCGCGCAACTATCTAAAAAACAAGCAGCTAAACGCCCTAAGCCACCATTACCTAAGCCGGCATCATGCTCTGCTTGCTCC is part of the Pseudoalteromonas sp. DL-6 genome and encodes:
- the glgC gene encoding glucose-1-phosphate adenylyltransferase, whose protein sequence is MPSYANRYISNLTRDTYALILAGGRGSRLHELTDWRAKPAVYFGGKHRIIDFPLSNCINSGVRRVGIATQYKSHSLIRHVNRAWGHFKKELGESVEILPASQRHGDEWYCGTADAVFQNMDIIRHELPKYVMILSGDHVYRMDYGGLLAKHVENGADMTVCCLEVAVEEAAGTFGVMTVDQENRVRRFDEKPAEPTSVPGKPGTCLASMGNYVFNTEFLFEQLQKDSQTEGSGRDFGHDIIPAIIEEHNVFAYPFRDPAQAGQPYWRDVGTLDSFWEANMELVMPEPQLDLYDPTWPIWTYQEQLPPAKFIFDDDDRRGMAVDSTVSGGCIISGSLVRKSLLFSNVHIRSYCTIEESVVLPGVIVNRGCKIKRAIIDRSCEIPAGLEIGYDRKTDEANGFRVSKKGIVLVTREMLTKLENKLNQ
- a CDS encoding glycogen/starch/alpha-glucan phosphorylase, which gives rise to MTKQDEQVCVVKGWQEGPVIDESTLSDDLTRHFYYTLGRDVVGESQLYLYHALALTIRDRLVARCRETNQQIKQQKRRKTAYLSLEFLMGRALGNAVLNLDLESQVTTALQAYCTELENVEQAEHDAGLGNGGLGRLAACFLDSCASLALPVVGYGIRYEYGMFNQSIKEGNQIEQPDNWLREGHPWELSAPEQAKRVKFSGYVQSYTDKFGREHRQWVSSQDVLAVPYDVPIPGYKNNIVNTLRLWKSEATDEFNLAEFNAGSYSEAVAQKNLAEQITMVLYPNDSSENGKELRLRQQYFLSSASIQDVLSQWIDQYGDNFTEFAQHHVFQLNDTHPSIAVAELMRILVDDHELDWDQAWSITTKTMAYTNHTLLPEALEKWSVSLFAKLLPRILEIIYEINARFLAEVARHWPGDVQKQRDLSLIEEGGEPQIRMAFLAIVGSYSVNGVAALHTKLLTAGLFKDFYALWPEKFNNKTNGVTPRRWLAYCNPSLSHIISEKIGKDWVGDFAQIAQLRRFYDDPQFHVTWQQAKRENKQRLVDLVKQRCGVEFDINMLFDVQVKRIHEYKRQLLNVLHVIHLYDRIRRGDTQGMVPRCVLLGGKAAPGYMMAKKIIKLINNVAEVINKDPEVSQYLRVAFLPNYNVTAMETICPATDLSEQVSTAGKEASGTGNMKFMMNGALTIGTLDGANIEIRDAVGAENFFLFGAQAEHVDEIKAHYNPCEIIANNPDLNSVMHLLESGHFNLFEPGLFDDVISSIKSKDDAWLTAHDFTSYIAAQREVDKAYADQTYWTQMSILNTAASGLFSSDRTIGQYCDDIWHLTPLDTTHQTVKTNTDTNS